A stretch of the Nerophis ophidion isolate RoL-2023_Sa linkage group LG29, RoL_Noph_v1.0, whole genome shotgun sequence genome encodes the following:
- the urp1 gene encoding urotensin-related peptide 1 isoform X1: MPSLAVVHLIAVICSARWTHALPLYPESDLETQPDFIHKLESEDASFNTEGEQRQVNNLYPLLMQQNDQRESWNKAPKESAQQDNYANMVDGLQEVLLKLAAADKLRSQAFLRSQQGLPKANKRACFWKYCVTN; encoded by the exons ATGCCGTCGCTCGCCGTGGTCCACCTCATCGCTGTCATCTGTTCCGCAAGATGGACGCATGCGCTACCTCTCTACCCCGAGTCCGATTTGGAGACGCAGCCGG ATTTCATTCATAAACTGGAGTCAGAAGATGCCTCTTTCAACACAGAAGGggaacagaggcaggtgaataaTCTGTATCCGCTTCTGATGCAACAAAACGACCAAAGAGAATCTTGGAATAAAG CGCCCAAGGAGTCCGCACAACAGGATAACTATGCAAACATG gtTGACGGCCTCCAAGAAGTGCTTTTGAAGCTGGCGGCGGCCGACAAACTTCGCTCTCAAGCGTTCCTCAGATCGCAGCAGGGTTTGCCCAAAGCCAACAAAAGAG